One window of the Granulicella arctica genome contains the following:
- a CDS encoding TonB-dependent receptor — translation MHAILYCTKRTQRLEAVPGRMTFGFRLESVFFLLLFVFLICSQLSAQVDLGRVAGSITDPSGAVVPGAKVVVKNVDTGVTRSTASDTGGLYVIPSLPAGHYQVTVEVTGFQPTSQTADVTVGGTVERSFHLSVGGTNQQVDVSAQGGLDLQTESHTVGGILGTAQLEQLPVSGRNPLAFASVEPGVSPGSDPSVSTSSAQFFGNTSNSIVLGGALDQETGYLQDGVENVTLLTQTANILPSAESISELNVQTNGSDARYRQPGIINITTKSGTNKFHGTAYDFLQNDDLNAKSYNLTASAQTKTPLRYNLFGANLGGPIWKNRAFFFFDYSGLRDQNTTQTLYRVPTAAELQGDFTGEQTLYDPTSYSATTGSNLSYLTETGKNAIPGGPSAFNAFAVQYLKYLPAANIPLNTALNVNYQIPLKQTITNNEYLGRVDVALSQKDQVYGAFGYADMPTTNPTLVPNLFGRIYEGKSVNALGEETHTFSSRLVNSARFGYNRSNYFETIQGAGAENYDQAFGLKNLAPLPQQWAPPYINLTSVISPGYPYAPQGAIQNRFQGVDQLNYIIGKHSLFFGGELIVTRFDGNWVIANNGSYTFNGLFTSQFTGGTQSKTNTGNSLADFLLGFPSGATGATGTTAGKFHETEAAGFFQDDWKVLPSLTLNLGLRYQFDNPPNDASGHSSIYDLPTNQNIPGTWQTNYNDWAPRVGFAWAATPSTVVRGGAGIYFSQPPYNFLQFLLAHAPNFIPQAPTFQITNPTPIQNVFVANPSAAGQVPQTLALHMPDTNVQEFNLFIDQKFAKTFLATVGYAGEIGRHESIRLNANQPNAIAPGTTTTKFNLRPYTYIGDVFGQYNKGSSNSNALQAKIDGRFEGGSRLLASYTWARSMDLADGDRNPITDYYNPQLNYAPAAWDRTNSFVLSGIYKLPFGPGQRFLQSNQPLSRLAIEGWEFTGIYHLASGLPVSITESNSADTGTDETLFAQKVCDPTTDFTKSHTAYFNKACFAQTGPFTYGLGGRAGVRQPGIDNLDVGFDKSFLLTETQQLQFRAEAFNALNHAQFSLPGSIAVSSTSLGAVTGTSRPMRTMQLALRYSF, via the coding sequence ATGCACGCAATTTTGTACTGCACGAAACGTACCCAGAGGCTAGAAGCCGTCCCGGGACGGATGACCTTCGGATTCCGATTAGAATCCGTCTTCTTTCTCCTTCTCTTCGTGTTTCTCATCTGCTCACAACTCAGCGCTCAAGTCGACTTGGGCCGCGTAGCCGGATCGATCACTGACCCCTCGGGAGCGGTTGTGCCGGGTGCCAAAGTCGTTGTAAAGAATGTCGACACCGGCGTCACACGTTCTACCGCGAGTGACACCGGCGGTCTCTATGTGATCCCATCCCTGCCTGCCGGTCACTATCAGGTCACGGTTGAAGTTACGGGTTTTCAGCCGACTTCCCAAACAGCCGATGTCACCGTGGGCGGCACAGTCGAACGGTCTTTCCATCTTTCCGTGGGCGGGACTAATCAACAAGTGGACGTCTCCGCTCAAGGGGGCCTGGATCTCCAGACCGAGAGCCATACGGTTGGCGGCATCCTCGGTACTGCCCAGCTCGAACAACTCCCCGTAAGCGGTCGCAATCCATTGGCCTTCGCAAGCGTGGAGCCCGGCGTCTCTCCCGGCAGCGACCCTTCTGTTAGCACTTCTTCTGCTCAGTTCTTCGGTAATACGAGCAACTCTATCGTATTAGGCGGTGCCCTAGACCAAGAGACCGGCTATCTGCAGGATGGCGTTGAGAATGTCACCCTGCTCACACAGACAGCGAACATCCTGCCCTCCGCCGAATCCATCAGCGAACTCAACGTCCAAACAAATGGGTCTGATGCCCGTTACCGTCAGCCAGGGATTATCAACATCACAACGAAGAGCGGGACGAACAAGTTCCACGGCACAGCATACGATTTTCTACAGAACGACGATTTGAATGCGAAGTCGTACAACTTGACGGCATCAGCACAGACAAAGACCCCATTGCGCTATAACCTCTTCGGAGCCAACCTCGGAGGTCCAATCTGGAAGAATCGTGCGTTCTTCTTTTTCGATTACTCCGGACTGCGCGATCAGAACACAACACAAACGCTTTACCGTGTGCCGACTGCGGCCGAGCTTCAGGGCGACTTTACTGGAGAGCAAACCCTATACGATCCGACAAGCTACAGCGCGACTACGGGAAGCAATCTCTCGTATCTTACGGAAACCGGCAAGAATGCGATCCCTGGAGGACCATCTGCGTTCAATGCCTTTGCCGTTCAGTATCTCAAGTACCTTCCAGCGGCAAACATCCCGCTGAATACCGCGCTTAATGTCAACTACCAAATCCCATTGAAACAAACGATTACGAACAACGAATATTTGGGTCGAGTAGACGTGGCACTCTCACAGAAAGACCAGGTCTACGGAGCGTTCGGCTACGCAGACATGCCCACCACCAACCCCACGCTCGTTCCGAACCTCTTCGGACGAATCTATGAAGGAAAATCGGTCAACGCACTTGGAGAAGAAACACATACCTTTTCATCAAGACTCGTCAACTCCGCACGTTTTGGATACAACCGCTCAAACTACTTCGAAACCATTCAGGGAGCGGGCGCAGAGAATTACGATCAGGCATTCGGTCTGAAGAACCTGGCACCTCTTCCGCAGCAATGGGCTCCGCCGTATATCAATCTCACCTCAGTCATCAGCCCCGGTTATCCTTACGCTCCTCAGGGTGCCATCCAGAACCGTTTCCAGGGAGTCGATCAGCTCAATTACATTATCGGCAAACACTCGCTATTCTTCGGCGGAGAATTGATCGTCACACGCTTCGACGGAAACTGGGTCATCGCGAACAACGGTAGCTATACCTTCAATGGACTGTTTACCTCGCAGTTTACCGGTGGCACACAGAGCAAGACCAACACCGGAAACTCACTCGCCGATTTTCTCCTGGGCTTTCCCTCCGGCGCCACTGGCGCGACCGGAACGACAGCCGGAAAGTTTCACGAGACCGAAGCCGCTGGATTCTTTCAAGACGACTGGAAAGTCCTTCCCAGCCTGACCCTGAACCTTGGTCTGCGCTACCAGTTTGACAATCCTCCCAATGACGCCTCCGGACACTCCAGCATCTACGACCTTCCCACCAATCAAAACATCCCGGGTACATGGCAGACCAACTATAACGATTGGGCTCCTCGAGTTGGTTTTGCATGGGCAGCCACTCCCTCGACTGTTGTTCGCGGAGGCGCAGGAATCTACTTCTCGCAGCCGCCCTACAACTTCCTTCAGTTCCTCCTCGCCCATGCACCAAACTTTATCCCTCAAGCTCCAACCTTCCAGATCACCAATCCAACACCAATTCAAAACGTCTTTGTCGCGAATCCATCGGCTGCCGGCCAGGTTCCTCAAACCCTGGCCTTGCACATGCCCGACACGAACGTGCAGGAGTTCAACCTATTCATCGATCAGAAATTTGCTAAAACGTTCTTGGCCACCGTCGGATACGCCGGCGAGATTGGTCGGCACGAGTCAATTCGCCTCAATGCAAATCAACCAAACGCCATTGCGCCGGGAACAACCACAACAAAATTCAACCTTCGGCCTTACACATACATCGGCGACGTTTTCGGTCAATACAACAAAGGAAGTTCCAACAGCAACGCGTTGCAAGCGAAGATTGATGGGCGTTTTGAAGGTGGTTCGCGGCTTCTTGCAAGTTATACCTGGGCCAGGTCAATGGATCTCGCCGACGGGGACCGCAACCCGATAACGGATTACTACAATCCGCAACTGAATTACGCGCCCGCAGCATGGGATCGCACCAACTCCTTTGTTCTGAGTGGCATTTACAAGCTTCCGTTCGGACCGGGACAGCGATTCCTGCAGTCGAATCAGCCCTTGTCAAGGTTGGCTATCGAGGGCTGGGAATTTACGGGAATCTATCATCTCGCGTCAGGCCTGCCAGTGAGTATCACTGAAAGCAACAGTGCTGACACGGGCACTGACGAAACCCTCTTTGCGCAGAAAGTTTGCGATCCTACGACAGACTTTACGAAGAGCCATACGGCATACTTCAACAAAGCATGCTTCGCTCAAACTGGACCGTTCACCTACGGTTTGGGAGGACGCGCCGGTGTTCGTCAACCAGGTATCGATAATCTCGATGTCGGATTCGACAAGAGCTTCCTCCTTACCGAAACTCAACAATTGCAGTTCCGAGCGGAGGCATTCAATGCTCTGAACCACGCTCAATTTAGCTTACCTGGCTCGATTGCAGTTTCAAGCACGTCACTCGGAGCTGTGACCGGCACATCACGCCCTATGAGAACCATGCAGCTAGCATTGCGCTATTCGTTCTAA
- a CDS encoding PI-PLC domain-containing protein, giving the protein MRVGFALKFGAALVTAALYWGDAIAQSRPGAVVTPDAHNCYPYAGLWSDRIDRALAGGTPVAIEQDLFWYRPDPSLPGRSVVAHGKPVNGSEPGMVQYFFERVRPLVETATRNPNHSHWPIITLNLDIKTEEPEHLRAIHELLVKYQAWLTSATRTNDASHVEVLTVGPILVLNGPSDAQQKVFYDEIPVGGKLLTFGAVHSDVHDLAAPANKIETENASNYRRWWNNSWIVIEPEGQPHATAWTPDKNARLRSFVAQAHARGLWIRFYTLDGASKTEQDTNGWFAGYNFPSLDAAGLRWIDSIRDGVDYLASDQYELVSALVRKMTPSKLPIR; this is encoded by the coding sequence ATGAGAGTAGGTTTCGCTCTAAAGTTTGGTGCCGCCCTTGTCACAGCAGCGTTATACTGGGGCGATGCGATCGCTCAATCGAGGCCTGGTGCGGTAGTCACGCCGGATGCGCACAACTGTTACCCATACGCAGGGCTGTGGAGTGACCGGATTGATCGGGCCTTGGCAGGAGGAACGCCAGTAGCGATCGAGCAAGATCTCTTCTGGTATCGTCCTGATCCGTCCCTACCGGGACGCTCGGTCGTTGCTCATGGAAAGCCAGTCAACGGCAGCGAACCAGGGATGGTGCAGTACTTCTTCGAGCGTGTGCGTCCGCTGGTAGAAACTGCGACGCGCAATCCGAACCACTCCCACTGGCCGATCATCACGCTCAATTTGGACATCAAGACGGAGGAGCCGGAGCACCTGAGAGCGATCCACGAGCTGCTCGTTAAGTATCAGGCGTGGCTGACAAGCGCGACGCGCACAAACGACGCTTCGCATGTTGAAGTTCTGACCGTCGGTCCGATTCTCGTGCTAAACGGCCCATCGGACGCGCAGCAGAAGGTCTTCTACGACGAAATCCCGGTAGGCGGCAAGCTGCTGACGTTCGGTGCCGTACACAGCGATGTGCATGACCTGGCAGCTCCAGCGAACAAAATCGAGACGGAGAACGCATCGAATTACCGTCGCTGGTGGAACAACTCTTGGATCGTGATCGAACCGGAAGGGCAGCCACACGCAACGGCATGGACCCCGGATAAGAATGCGCGACTAAGATCGTTTGTTGCTCAGGCTCATGCCCGAGGACTCTGGATTCGCTTCTACACCCTGGACGGTGCGAGCAAAACCGAACAGGATACGAATGGCTGGTTCGCCGGCTATAACTTCCCGAGCCTCGATGCCGCCGGTCTGCGCTGGATCGACTCCATTCGAGATGGCGTGGACTATCTAGCGAGCGATCAGTACGAGCTGGTCTCTGCTTTGGTGCGGAAGATGACCCCATCTAAATTGCCGATCCGATAG
- a CDS encoding IS3 family transposase — protein sequence MYSYEDRIRAVELYVTFGKRAAATVLQLGYPTTRALKRWHEEYQQRHDLPAGYVRSKPKYSPEQKAMAVAHYLNHGRCLAFTRRALGYPGKGQLPAWLDELSPESRRRVTGKAGSVSRPSEIKQAAVIALCTRGESAQQVAQRVGVSRPTLYNWKNKILGREVPASMKRHDDSPQAPEKRELERQVELLRQDIRRLQLEHDILKKANELLKKGLGVDPQLLSNQEKTLLADALRQTYALSELFAELKLARSSYFYHRARQRASDKFADLRCVLTSLFELNHRCYGYRRMRAALSRQQVFISEKVVRRLMKEERLAVSTPRRRRYGSYLGEISPAPKNLINRDFQATAPNEKWLTDITEFHIPAGKIYLSPMIDCFDGLVVSWTIGTHPEAELVNAMLDAAIEKVTHSNDRPVVHSDRGAHYRWPGWLSRISDAKLTRSMSRKGCSPDNAACEGFFGRLKTELFYPRNWQATTIDQFIELVDSYIRWYNEKRIKISLGSLSPMEYRKSLGLAA from the coding sequence ATGTATTCGTATGAAGATCGCATTCGAGCGGTCGAGCTCTACGTCACGTTCGGAAAGCGGGCAGCTGCTACTGTTCTTCAGTTAGGTTACCCAACCACAAGAGCTCTCAAGCGCTGGCATGAGGAGTACCAGCAACGTCATGATTTGCCGGCTGGCTATGTGCGCTCCAAGCCGAAGTACTCACCCGAACAGAAGGCCATGGCAGTTGCTCACTACTTGAACCACGGCCGCTGTCTTGCTTTCACGCGGAGGGCGCTGGGATATCCGGGAAAAGGACAGCTCCCGGCCTGGCTTGATGAGTTGTCCCCCGAGTCCAGGAGACGCGTCACCGGCAAGGCCGGGAGCGTCTCTCGCCCTTCAGAGATAAAGCAGGCGGCAGTCATCGCACTCTGCACTCGAGGGGAGAGTGCACAGCAAGTTGCTCAGAGGGTAGGCGTGAGCAGGCCAACGTTATACAACTGGAAAAACAAGATACTTGGTCGCGAGGTTCCTGCATCGATGAAGCGCCACGACGATTCACCACAAGCCCCTGAAAAGAGAGAACTGGAGCGGCAAGTCGAGTTGCTTCGACAGGACATCCGGCGATTGCAGCTTGAACACGACATTTTGAAGAAGGCGAATGAACTGCTAAAAAAAGGTCTGGGCGTCGATCCGCAGCTTCTGAGCAATCAGGAGAAGACCCTGCTGGCTGATGCCCTGAGACAGACCTACGCGCTTTCAGAACTGTTTGCCGAATTAAAACTTGCCCGCAGCTCCTACTTTTATCACCGTGCGCGGCAGCGGGCTTCTGATAAATTCGCTGACCTGCGCTGTGTCCTCACGAGCCTCTTTGAACTCAATCATCGTTGCTATGGCTATCGCCGGATGCGAGCGGCTCTCTCGCGGCAGCAAGTCTTCATTTCGGAGAAAGTCGTGCGGCGTTTGATGAAGGAAGAGCGCCTCGCCGTTTCCACCCCGCGTCGTCGCCGCTACGGCTCCTATCTGGGAGAGATCAGCCCTGCGCCGAAGAATCTTATCAACCGCGACTTCCAGGCGACGGCTCCGAATGAGAAATGGCTTACCGATATCACTGAGTTCCATATCCCGGCCGGTAAGATTTATCTGTCACCAATGATCGACTGCTTCGACGGTCTGGTCGTTAGCTGGACAATAGGCACACATCCCGAGGCTGAGCTTGTCAATGCGATGCTGGATGCAGCCATCGAGAAGGTGACCCACAGCAACGATCGGCCTGTTGTCCACTCTGATCGCGGTGCCCACTATCGCTGGCCGGGATGGCTCTCACGCATCAGCGATGCGAAGCTGACCCGGTCCATGTCGCGCAAAGGATGCTCGCCAGACAATGCGGCCTGTGAAGGCTTCTTCGGACGGCTGAAAACAGAGCTGTTCTATCCTCGTAACTGGCAGGCGACAACCATCGACCAGTTCATCGAGCTGGTTGACTCCTACATCCGCTGGTATAACGAAAAGCGGATCAAAATCTCGCTCGGCTCACTCAGTCCTATGGAGTACCGCAAAAGCCTTGGGCTCGCAGCATAA
- a CDS encoding glycerophosphodiester phosphodiesterase family protein, with the protein MFRDRCLHLSRTVQDAKRLTIIRSVRGSNKSLSGFYPVCMTVGLLCVALFCRSSEAQTRSYSYNPNHLDAIRVIEAMKTPHSDLTLMSAHRGLHAIPGDNPNVPGVPENSLASIAAAARAGLEVLELDVKQTSDGQLTFSHDKTWGRQAVFTSGGPGSIFNPFTDPAGQTAFNPLITSMTMAQTQANLLLRDSVSLLYPSNPEPPPTLQNVINFYNANQIQTVLAFDIKDAATFHLVWNAINGNSKTNQQQQMDFLGRPFRQDVVFKISGNLYPTPQAFHNDFGADAPYLNMWWIYNTSDIDPSSPFGGGEQAITNSLNSFYQDTTLSTISAEITQKQSGGILDTMRTTNIAQGRSVAEFSPTGDYFDPNDPTHTARFFSSQNGSCFITYDGVQQTCQTLNMFHYSYPGGTPADTADTRSDLNFVVGKNFNIITADSAAGWAAQLAGLGLRNLSYMQENGYSDGNNCSGVNGAVYPGCNADGTTLYTHCIAENQTCNFAGTRVVAFGANGKYNYLTVTNTTACSVSAFGDPTPGLTKACYYSPALGLRGNHSQPGVYCADEGGTCTFNGVAIGALGLSGSFASIAGFQNSFACSVSTFYTDPAPNHAKTCYYQLSSGNLYGGPAGYVLCAQENQTCSYAGPGRIAFGANGHFNYQTLSGGTPCSASVFGDPNQGVVKACYYQFDIPIPQSASSGSTGSSSAPDFGPNVIVLDPTMSAASINATLNSLNQETQFSTNRHAVLLKPGNYGTASSPVVAQLGFYEQISGLGQSPTNVSVTGGFGADQLISGNMTQNFWRSQENMAVSPAGGLTANVLDWGVSQGASLRRMLVSGGLWLANSGTIGSAYPCQEASGGFIADSQLGSGGNGVNACSQQQWYTRNTYLVGGFNNYVWNFVFSGDTGIVPAQSYPGGPAGAVNVTNVATTPVSREKPFLYLDINNLYNVFVPTVRTNSTGTSWAGDVLGTGHSLPITSFYIAQPSSTIDEINSALASGQNLILTPGIYQYTDSIRVENADTVVLGMGFPTIVPQAGTPAITVADVDGVQVAGVMIDAGPVNSSVLVEVGVAGSVNNTHAANPTSLNDVFFRIGGSTAGSATTSLQVDSGSVILDNIWAWRADHGNPGTVGWTVNTAAHGVVVNGNGVTALGLAVEHYQQEQVLWFGDNGQTIFYQSELPYDPPNQAAWSSSSSAYPSANGSVNGYPSYVVSPLSVCNHKAYGLGIYSYFNQSVKIVEDNAMIVPTYAGIQIADVGTVFLNGSGQISNIINGTGGPASSANAAVLVPKPSYVGSGVCEAQPH; encoded by the coding sequence ATGTTCCGAGATCGCTGCCTTCATCTGTCAAGAACCGTTCAGGACGCGAAGAGACTCACAATTATTCGAAGCGTCCGAGGGTCAAATAAGTCACTATCCGGTTTCTACCCCGTCTGTATGACGGTCGGTCTGCTATGCGTTGCGCTGTTTTGCCGCTCGTCCGAAGCACAAACGCGAAGCTACTCCTACAACCCTAATCATTTGGATGCTATTAGAGTCATCGAGGCGATGAAGACACCTCACTCCGATCTAACGCTCATGTCCGCTCATCGCGGCCTTCACGCAATCCCGGGAGACAATCCAAACGTCCCAGGAGTGCCCGAAAATTCGCTCGCATCTATTGCCGCTGCCGCACGGGCCGGACTCGAGGTGCTTGAGCTTGATGTTAAGCAGACATCTGATGGCCAGTTGACCTTCAGTCACGACAAGACCTGGGGCCGTCAAGCAGTATTTACAAGCGGGGGTCCTGGTTCGATATTCAATCCCTTCACCGATCCGGCAGGGCAAACCGCCTTCAACCCCCTGATAACGAGTATGACGATGGCGCAAACTCAGGCAAATCTGCTCTTGCGCGATTCTGTTTCTTTACTCTATCCCAGCAATCCGGAGCCTCCGCCGACGCTCCAAAATGTCATCAATTTCTATAACGCGAATCAAATCCAAACTGTCTTGGCATTTGACATCAAAGACGCGGCAACATTCCATCTGGTATGGAATGCGATAAATGGCAACAGCAAAACAAACCAACAACAACAGATGGACTTTCTCGGCCGTCCTTTTAGGCAGGATGTTGTATTCAAGATCAGTGGAAATCTTTATCCGACACCCCAGGCCTTCCATAACGACTTCGGAGCGGATGCTCCATACCTCAACATGTGGTGGATCTATAACACAAGCGACATCGATCCATCATCGCCGTTCGGCGGCGGTGAACAAGCTATCACCAACTCTTTAAACAGCTTCTATCAGGACACCACACTCAGCACGATCTCGGCGGAAATTACCCAGAAACAATCTGGGGGTATCCTCGATACCATGAGGACGACGAATATCGCTCAGGGAAGATCTGTTGCCGAATTTAGTCCTACCGGAGACTACTTCGACCCGAATGATCCTACGCATACTGCGCGTTTCTTCAGTTCACAAAATGGTTCTTGCTTTATTACTTACGATGGCGTTCAACAAACCTGCCAAACTCTCAACATGTTTCACTATAGTTACCCGGGTGGCACACCTGCCGACACTGCTGACACTCGCAGCGACTTGAACTTCGTGGTCGGTAAGAACTTCAACATTATCACCGCTGACTCTGCTGCGGGTTGGGCCGCTCAGCTTGCAGGTTTAGGTCTTCGCAACTTGAGTTATATGCAAGAAAATGGCTACTCTGATGGAAATAACTGTAGTGGTGTCAATGGCGCAGTTTACCCTGGCTGCAATGCTGACGGTACGACCCTATATACCCATTGCATTGCTGAAAATCAAACGTGCAACTTCGCTGGCACGCGGGTAGTCGCCTTCGGCGCGAATGGTAAATATAACTACCTGACGGTGACAAACACCACCGCATGCAGTGTTAGTGCTTTCGGGGATCCTACTCCCGGCTTGACCAAGGCTTGCTACTACAGTCCCGCTCTCGGTCTTCGGGGCAACCATTCGCAACCAGGCGTCTACTGCGCCGACGAAGGCGGAACTTGCACCTTCAACGGAGTCGCGATCGGAGCCCTTGGCTTGAGTGGAAGTTTTGCCTCGATCGCCGGCTTCCAAAACTCATTTGCCTGCAGCGTCTCGACCTTCTACACCGACCCGGCTCCAAATCACGCGAAAACCTGTTACTACCAACTGTCATCCGGAAACCTTTACGGGGGACCCGCTGGATATGTCTTGTGTGCACAAGAAAATCAAACATGCAGCTATGCAGGCCCGGGGAGAATAGCCTTCGGCGCAAATGGACATTTCAATTATCAAACGCTGAGCGGAGGCACGCCATGCAGTGCCTCTGTGTTCGGTGATCCGAATCAGGGAGTCGTCAAGGCTTGCTATTATCAATTCGACATCCCCATTCCACAATCTGCAAGCTCGGGGTCGACAGGAAGTTCCAGCGCTCCCGATTTCGGGCCAAATGTGATTGTGCTCGACCCTACGATGTCAGCCGCTTCTATCAACGCCACGTTGAACTCGCTCAATCAGGAGACACAGTTCAGTACGAATCGTCATGCGGTTCTACTGAAGCCGGGTAACTACGGAACAGCTTCCAGTCCGGTGGTCGCACAACTAGGCTTCTACGAGCAAATCTCAGGTCTAGGACAGTCGCCGACTAACGTCAGCGTGACGGGCGGTTTCGGTGCGGATCAACTGATTTCCGGCAATATGACCCAGAACTTCTGGCGCTCGCAAGAGAACATGGCTGTGAGTCCCGCGGGTGGGTTGACAGCAAACGTGTTGGATTGGGGCGTGTCTCAGGGTGCGTCTCTTCGACGAATGCTGGTCTCTGGCGGCTTATGGTTAGCGAACTCTGGAACGATCGGTTCCGCTTATCCGTGTCAGGAAGCAAGTGGAGGCTTTATTGCTGACTCGCAATTAGGCAGCGGTGGAAACGGTGTAAACGCCTGCTCTCAACAGCAGTGGTACACGCGCAATACTTACCTCGTAGGCGGTTTCAACAATTACGTGTGGAACTTTGTCTTCTCGGGTGATACCGGAATCGTGCCCGCTCAATCGTATCCAGGTGGACCAGCTGGCGCGGTTAATGTCACCAATGTCGCGACAACGCCGGTAAGCAGGGAGAAACCGTTCCTATATCTCGACATCAACAATCTGTATAACGTGTTTGTACCAACAGTCCGCACGAATTCCACTGGAACGAGTTGGGCTGGCGACGTTCTGGGCACCGGTCACTCGCTGCCAATCACCAGCTTCTATATCGCGCAGCCCTCAAGCACGATCGATGAGATTAACAGTGCTCTGGCGTCGGGTCAAAATCTCATTCTCACACCGGGCATCTACCAATACACAGACTCGATTCGCGTAGAAAACGCAGATACAGTTGTACTCGGAATGGGTTTCCCGACCATTGTTCCTCAAGCCGGAACGCCCGCCATCACTGTGGCAGACGTTGATGGCGTGCAAGTGGCGGGAGTGATGATTGACGCAGGCCCGGTGAATTCGAGCGTATTGGTGGAAGTGGGTGTGGCAGGCTCAGTAAACAACACTCACGCGGCCAATCCAACTTCGCTCAACGACGTGTTCTTCCGCATCGGAGGTTCTACGGCAGGGTCGGCAACGACGAGTCTACAGGTTGATAGCGGAAGCGTTATCCTCGATAACATCTGGGCGTGGCGCGCCGATCATGGAAATCCAGGAACAGTGGGTTGGACTGTGAACACGGCAGCTCACGGCGTGGTCGTAAATGGAAACGGCGTAACGGCATTGGGCCTTGCCGTTGAGCACTACCAGCAAGAACAGGTCCTATGGTTTGGAGACAATGGACAAACGATCTTCTACCAAAGCGAACTGCCGTATGATCCACCGAACCAAGCTGCATGGTCCAGCAGTTCGTCAGCCTATCCCTCAGCCAATGGCTCGGTGAACGGTTATCCGTCATACGTGGTATCTCCTCTGTCCGTCTGCAATCACAAGGCGTATGGTCTCGGAATTTACTCCTACTTTAATCAGAGCGTTAAAATCGTAGAAGATAACGCAATGATAGTGCCGACTTATGCGGGGATCCAAATAGCAGACGTTGGAACTGTTTTCCTCAATGGTAGCGGGCAAATTAGCAATATCATCAATGGGACAGGAGGGCCAGCAAGTAGTGCGAATGCTGCCGTGCTTGTTCCCAAGCCCTCCTATGTCGGCAGTGGTGTCTGTGAAGCGCAACCCCACTAA
- a CDS encoding helix-turn-helix transcriptional regulator: MMEASATIVKTRIYPMIKTGTMSVETDPDWTLGKFLQDRRARLDPASFGFSSTRRRTPGLRREEVAERANISSAWYVCLEQGRGGAASADVLDNLARALLLTDAEREHLFLIGLGRAPESRYKRAEDIELRLQRVLDKLSPAPAFIKTATCDVVACNEAAKLICPNLRHDVAGERNTLRMLFVDPDAKTLYYDWEAVARLAVAGFRADVARAGAVTEVAAMVDELSRFSPAFKAIWQDNAVSKVSHTAKDMQHPSLGKMSFEVSNFAVDGRQDLTMMVFMPATEEMAERIMRMVASDESGSYHSSRMPPPYK, from the coding sequence ATGATGGAAGCATCGGCTACCATAGTAAAGACGAGGATCTATCCTATGATAAAAACTGGCACCATGAGCGTGGAGACGGACCCCGACTGGACCCTTGGAAAGTTTCTCCAGGATCGACGGGCGAGACTCGATCCAGCTTCTTTCGGCTTCTCTTCCACCCGCCGTCGGACCCCCGGTCTGCGGCGGGAAGAAGTTGCAGAGCGTGCGAACATCAGTTCCGCTTGGTATGTTTGCCTAGAGCAAGGACGGGGAGGAGCAGCTTCGGCTGATGTTCTCGATAATCTTGCGCGCGCACTTCTGTTGACCGATGCCGAGCGCGAACATCTGTTCCTCATCGGACTGGGGAGAGCGCCGGAAAGTCGCTACAAGCGGGCCGAGGATATTGAACTTCGATTGCAACGGGTGCTGGACAAGCTCAGTCCTGCGCCGGCGTTCATTAAGACGGCAACCTGTGATGTCGTGGCTTGCAACGAGGCTGCGAAGCTCATCTGTCCCAACCTTAGACACGATGTTGCCGGAGAACGGAACACGCTGCGAATGCTCTTCGTCGATCCAGACGCTAAGACTCTGTATTACGACTGGGAAGCTGTTGCGCGATTGGCTGTCGCAGGCTTCCGCGCAGACGTGGCGAGGGCTGGTGCTGTGACTGAGGTCGCTGCAATGGTTGATGAACTGTCGCGTTTCAGTCCCGCCTTCAAAGCAATATGGCAGGACAATGCCGTGTCTAAAGTAAGTCACACCGCAAAGGACATGCAGCATCCAAGTTTGGGCAAAATGAGCTTCGAGGTCTCAAACTTCGCCGTAGACGGACGCCAGGATCTCACGATGATGGTTTTCATGCCGGCAACTGAAGAGATGGCGGAACGGATTATGCGTATGGTTGCTAGTGATGAAAGCGGTTCATACCATTCTTCGCGAATGCCACCGCCGTATAAATGA